The following are encoded together in the Synchiropus splendidus isolate RoL2022-P1 chromosome 7, RoL_Sspl_1.0, whole genome shotgun sequence genome:
- the LOC128762469 gene encoding gastrula zinc finger protein XlCGF17.1-like isoform X2, with the protein MKTEEDDCPDSYSDLHSDLQRSLSSGSDTDDSEDWRETSVPEKRDDEESLTCSGCQRVFAAKRGLTWHQKTCAGQKDSGECFPMGNTATSSVKRPFSCAICGKCFTQKGSLKTHMRSHTGEKPFSCSQCGKCFAQQKVLNCHMEGHSEEKLFGCSVCNRRFTQKGNLTSHMRRHTGEKPYTCSLCGKCFTHSGGLKLHMRNHTGEKPYSCSECGKCFTQSCGLKLHMRYHTGEKPYSCSECGKCFTQSSGLKLHMRNHTGEKPYSCPVCGKLFTQRANLKSHLKLHTGEKPHSCSECGKRYISSSNLKRHMWTHRTESVASTASSTMLSLVSGLEWGEDSDEQDE; encoded by the coding sequence ATGAAAACTGAAGAGGACGACTGTCCAGACAGCTACTCAGATCTACACTCTGACCTGCAGAGGTCGCTCTCATCAGGGTCTGACACAGATGACAGTGAAGATTGGAGGGAGACTTCTGTCCCTGAGAAGAGAGATGATGAAGAGTCGCTGACCTGCTCCGGGTGCCAGAGGGTCTTTGCCGCAAAGAGGGGGCTGACTTGGCACCAAAAAACCTGCGCAGGGCAAAAGGATAGTGGGGAATGTTTTCCTATGGGAAACACTGCAACATCTTCAGTTAAGAGACCGTTTAGCTGTGCCATCTGTGGGAAATGTTTCACTCAGAAAGGAAGTCTGAAGACCCACATGAGAAGTCACACCGGAGAGAAACCGTTCTCTTGCTCACAATGTGGGAAATGCTTTGCTCAACAAAAGGTTCTAAACTGTCACATGGAAGGTCACTCAGAAGAGAAACTCTTTGGTTGTTCAGTGTGTAACAGGCGTTTCACTCAGAAAGGAAATCTGACCTCACACATGAGGagacacactggagaaaaaccgtACACATGCTCCctatgtggaaaatgttttacacACAGTGGCGGTCTCAAACTGCACATGAGAAATCACACGGGGGAGAAACCATACAGCTGTTCAgaatgtggtaaatgttttacaCAGAGCTGTGGTCTGAAGCTTCACATGAGGTATCACACCGGGGAGAAACCGTATAGTTGTTCAGAATGTGGCAAATGTTTTACACAGAGCAGCGGTCTTAAACTTCACATGAGAaatcacacaggagaaaaaccatACAGTTGTCCGGTATGTGGAAAACTCTTTACTCAGAGGGCAAATCTAAAGTCTCACCTCAAActtcacactggagagaaaccgcACTCCTGCTCAGAGTGTGGGAAACGTTATATTTCTTCAAGTAATCTGAAGAGACATATGTGGACTCACAGAACCGAGAGTGTTGCCTCCACCGCGTCGTCAACGATGCTATCACTCGTGTCAGGACTTGAGTGGGGAGAGGACTCTGATGAGCAAGATGAATGA
- the LOC128762535 gene encoding oocyte zinc finger protein XlCOF6.1-like, translating to MLTTKEDVQQLLVKEERREWSPTLDQEDPEPPHIKEEEEEDDVTKFPFNIVVVQVEEEAQSSSSSAQHMKTEADGEDSGEPEPTSYLGPDPLLHSSHQRSRIFESDTEDSEEWREANNVQSCSNSSSEKRGDDNNLVCSGCGKCCSSRTGLILHKKSCTGEQSFSCSICGKRFTQKGSLMTHMRNHTGEKPFSCSECGKCFNRRGNLHYHLRTHTGEKPFSCSECGKAFTVRDTLKRHIRTHTGEKPYCCSECGKCFVQRQHLLGHLKTHLGEKPFSCSECGKAFTQKGSLNSHIRTHSGEKPFTCSECGKCFTRSGNLLYHMRIHTGEKPFCCTECGKSFTRKGNLLLHLRTHTGEKPFSCSMCAKSFAVRETLNRHIRTHTGEKPFWCSECGKCFVQRQHLFDHMRTHLEEKPYTCSQCGKGFYHSRTLDRHRRSHDAEEDVSAVE from the exons CCCACTCTGGACCAGGAAGATCCAGAACCTCCACACattaaagaggaagaggaggaggatgatgtcaCCAAGTTCCCTTTCAATATAGTTGTGGTGCAGGTAGAAGAAGAGGCCCAGTCCTCCAGCAGCTCAGctcaacacatgaaaacagaagctgatggagaagaCTCTGGGGAACCAGAACCGACCAGCTACCTGGGTCCCGATCCACTTCTGCACTCTAGCCACCAGAGGTCACGCATTTTTGAGTCTGACACAGAAGACAGTGAAGAGTGGAGGGAAGCCAACAACGTACAGTCGTGTTCCAACTCGTCAAGCGAGAAGAGAGGCGATGATAACAACCTGGTCTGCTCCGGATGTGGTAaatgctgctcctccaggaccGGACTGATCCTCCACAAGAAGTCCTGCACTGGAGAACAATCATTCTCCTGCTCCATTTGTGGAAAGCGCTTCACTCAGAAAGGATCTTTGATGACACACATGAGAAATCACACAGGCgagaaacctttcagctgctctgagTGTGGAAAGTGCTTTAACCGCCGAGGAAATCTGCATTATCACCTGAGAactcacacaggagaaaaacccttcagcTGTTCAGAGTGCGGTAAGGCTTTCACAGTGAGAGACACCCTGAAAAGACACATTAGGACTCACACGGGGGAGAAACCCTACTGCTGCTCGGAGTGCGGAAAATGCTTTGTGCAGAGGCAGCATCTGCTTGGACACCTGAAAACCCACCTGGGTgagaaacctttcagctgctctgagTGTGGCAAAG CTTTCACGCAGAAAGGATCCCTCAACAGTCACATACGCACTCACTCAGGGGAGAAACCCTTCACCTGCTCAGAGTGCGGAAAGTGCTTCACACGGAGCGGAAACCTGCTCTATCACATGAGAATCCACACTGGGGAGAAACCGTTTTGCTGCACAGAGTGCGGCAAGTCCTTCACACGCAAAGGCAATCTGCTCCTGCACCTGAGGACTCACACTGGGGAGAAGCCGTTTAGTTGCTCCATGTGCGCCAAGTCTTTCGCCGTGAGAGAAACTCTGAACCGACACATTAGAActcacacaggagagaaacccttCTGGTGTTCGGAGTGCGGCAAGTGTTTTGTGCAGAGGCAGCATCTGTTCGACCACATGAGGACACACCTGGAAGAGAAACCATACACTTGCTCCCAATGTGGGAAGGGTTTCTATCACAGCCGGACACTGGACCGACACCGCCGAAGTCACGATGCAGAAGAAGATGTTTCAGCTGTCGAGTAA
- the LOC128762469 gene encoding gastrula zinc finger protein XlCGF28.1-like isoform X1 has translation MADGLQQVKEEQQEWISSLNQKEAEPPHIKEEEEEEEVTNFAFNVVVVKNEEDETQSSQLHQSEEEPATSFSTQHMKTEEDDCPDSYSDLHSDLQRSLSSGSDTDDSEDWRETSVPEKRDDEESLTCSGCQRVFAAKRGLTWHQKTCAGQKDSGECFPMGNTATSSVKRPFSCAICGKCFTQKGSLKTHMRSHTGEKPFSCSQCGKCFAQQKVLNCHMEGHSEEKLFGCSVCNRRFTQKGNLTSHMRRHTGEKPYTCSLCGKCFTHSGGLKLHMRNHTGEKPYSCSECGKCFTQSCGLKLHMRYHTGEKPYSCSECGKCFTQSSGLKLHMRNHTGEKPYSCPVCGKLFTQRANLKSHLKLHTGEKPHSCSECGKRYISSSNLKRHMWTHRTESVASTASSTMLSLVSGLEWGEDSDEQDE, from the exons ATGGCAGACG GTCTCCAGCAGGtgaaagaggagcagcaggagtggaTCTCCAGTCTGAACCAGAAGGAAGCAGAACCTCCACACattaaagaggaagaggaggaggaagaggtcaCAAACTTTGCCTTCAATGTGGTTGTCGTGAAGAATGAAGAGGATGAAACTCAGTCCTCGCAGCTTCATCAGAGCGAGGAGGAGCCTGCAACCAGCTTCTCAACCCAACACATGAAAACTGAAGAGGACGACTGTCCAGACAGCTACTCAGATCTACACTCTGACCTGCAGAGGTCGCTCTCATCAGGGTCTGACACAGATGACAGTGAAGATTGGAGGGAGACTTCTGTCCCTGAGAAGAGAGATGATGAAGAGTCGCTGACCTGCTCCGGGTGCCAGAGGGTCTTTGCCGCAAAGAGGGGGCTGACTTGGCACCAAAAAACCTGCGCAGGGCAAAAGGATAGTGGGGAATGTTTTCCTATGGGAAACACTGCAACATCTTCAGTTAAGAGACCGTTTAGCTGTGCCATCTGTGGGAAATGTTTCACTCAGAAAGGAAGTCTGAAGACCCACATGAGAAGTCACACCGGAGAGAAACCGTTCTCTTGCTCACAATGTGGGAAATGCTTTGCTCAACAAAAGGTTCTAAACTGTCACATGGAAGGTCACTCAGAAGAGAAACTCTTTGGTTGTTCAGTGTGTAACAGGCGTTTCACTCAGAAAGGAAATCTGACCTCACACATGAGGagacacactggagaaaaaccgtACACATGCTCCctatgtggaaaatgttttacacACAGTGGCGGTCTCAAACTGCACATGAGAAATCACACGGGGGAGAAACCATACAGCTGTTCAgaatgtggtaaatgttttacaCAGAGCTGTGGTCTGAAGCTTCACATGAGGTATCACACCGGGGAGAAACCGTATAGTTGTTCAGAATGTGGCAAATGTTTTACACAGAGCAGCGGTCTTAAACTTCACATGAGAaatcacacaggagaaaaaccatACAGTTGTCCGGTATGTGGAAAACTCTTTACTCAGAGGGCAAATCTAAAGTCTCACCTCAAActtcacactggagagaaaccgcACTCCTGCTCAGAGTGTGGGAAACGTTATATTTCTTCAAGTAATCTGAAGAGACATATGTGGACTCACAGAACCGAGAGTGTTGCCTCCACCGCGTCGTCAACGATGCTATCACTCGTGTCAGGACTTGAGTGGGGAGAGGACTCTGATGAGCAAGATGAATGA
- the LOC128762461 gene encoding oocyte zinc finger protein XlCOF6.1-like codes for MRGSLRVSSLSPRLDVMLTVRADVQPLSEEEQPEHSSSPDQEEPEPPCVKEEEEEEIVSKFPLDIVVVKVEDRDLQHVKAEGHEPGDLEAVSNLEWPRSSGSDTDDSEEWRGTSSTLSASNSVEDPNVPTRTEAHENSLVCSECGKLCNTKSGLSLHKRSCRVQKDLSCPVCGKSFSERGNLNSHMRIHTGERPFCCPECGKTFTQKGALNSHMATHTGEKPFRCSLCAKCFSLRGNLTSHMKRHIGDQPVCEQLYPLILPAHIKEEKQFKCAECGKYFNGNASLKIHIRTHTGERPYACSQCGKSFTHRGSMKSHMKSHTGEKPFRCPVCGKCFTENGSLKIHMRQHTGEKPFSCPECGKTFAHHGNMKSHMKSHTGEKPYSCSECGKCFTHQVNLKSHMKSHTGEKPFSCNECGKCFAHRGNLKYHLKSHIAQVLPATQTEGNDSK; via the exons ATGAGAGGATCCTTGCGGGTTTCTTCGCTGAGTCCCCGGCTTGACGTCATGTTGACCGTGAGAGCAG ACGTCCAGCCTCTGAGTGAGGAAGAGCAGCCAGAGCACAGTTCAAGTCCTGACCAGGAGGAACCAGAACCCCCATGTgttaaagaggaagaggaggaagagattgTCAGCAAGTTTCCACTTGATATTGTcgtggtgaaggtggaggacaggGACCTCCAACATGTTAAAGCAGAAGGACATGAGCCTGGAGACCTGGAAGCAGTCAGCAACTTGGAGTGGCCGCGCTCCTCTGGTTCTGACACGGATGACAGTGAAGAATGGAGGGGAACCAGCAGCACTCTGTCAGCTTCAAACTCAGTGGAGGATCCCAATGTTCCCACCAGAACTGAGGCCCATGAGAATTCACTGGTCTGTTCTGAGTGTGGGAAGCTCTGCAACACCAAGTCTGGACTGAGTCTGCacaagaggagctgcagagtgCAGAAAGACTTGTCATGCCCAGTCTGTGGAAAGTCTTTTTCAGAAAGGGGGAATCTGAATTCTCACATGAGAATCCACACAGGAGAGAGACCGTTCTGCTGCCCAGAGTGTGGGAAGACATTCACACAGAAAGGAGCGCTAAATTCTCACATGGCAAcgcacacaggagagaaacccttCCGCTGCTCTTTGTGTGCTAAATGTTTCTCTCTTCGCGGAAATTTGACATCTCACATGAAGAGACACATCGGGGACCAACCAGTTTGTGAACAGTTGTACCCCTTAATTCTTCCAGCCCATATCAAGGAGGAGAAGCAGTTCAAGTGTGCTGAGTGTGGGAAATATTTCAACGGGAACGCCAGTCTCAAGATCCACATCAGAACTCACACTGGAGAGAGACCATATGCCTGCTCACAGTGTGGAAAATCCTTTACTCATAGAGGGAGTATGAAGTCACACATGAAGagccacacaggagagaaacctttTCGCTGCCCagtttgtggaaaatgttttacagAAAATGGAAGCCTGAAGATTCACATGAGACAGCACACTGGTGAGAAACCCTTCAGCTGCCCAGAATGTGGGAAGACCTTCGCTCACCATGGGAACATGAAGTCGCACATGAAaagtcacacaggagagaaaccgtACAGCTGTTCTGAATGTGGGAAATGTTTCACTCACCAGGTGAATCTGAAGTCTCACATGAAGAGCCATACAGGGGAAAAACCGTTCAGCTGCAATGAGTGTGGAAAATGCTTTGCTCATCGTGGAAACCTAAAGTATCACCTGAAGAGCCACATCGCCCAGGTTCTGCCTGCCACTCAGACTGAGGGAAATGACTCAAAGTGA